The sequence gaatttttgggtcAACCCGGTCTCAACCGTCACTATCGTCATCAAAAAAATGAGCATGCCGAAAAAGGCATGCCATGGCAGCATTCTAGCCCTTCTCATTGGTTCTGCACGCGGGTACCAGAAAGAAAAAAATCCAAGTAGCCACTGCAAGCCATCATAAGCAGTTTTTACACATTTTTATCGAAGCATTGTAACTAACAAAGAATATGATGCTGCATTTTTTTAAAGCGACGTGTGTCTAGATGTATCGAGCTATGATTCAAAGTTTATTGTGTGCAGGGGCGGGCCATCGAAGGGTCCGCCCCCGACGACCCAAATTTTTTCAGTGTATTTATATGTTAAAATTTGACATTTGCCCCCGTTTTctttttttcaaatttttaactTTTTGCACCTGTCGAAAAAAAAAATATCTGGTCCACTATTTTATCTTGAAGTATTGTGCGTATTGATTATGTGTATCAAACTTTCCGATTATTGCTATTTTATTCATCCGCCATCTTATTGATGGCAATTGCTGCCTCTTTTACTGTTGCCACGTCAGCAAAAAACTTAACAAAAAAAGAGGTTAAGAGATACGAATATCAATAAAACAATAGATATGTGAAGTTTTAACCTGGAAAGCAAATAAGCAGATGGTTGATAAGCCGATCCAGGAATGCAGGGTGTACATATTTGGGATGTTACTTTCGTTATGGAACTTGAAAACTGCGTAAACACCAACGATTCCAGCAGCAAGCGCGATAAAATGCAGTATCAGATGAACTAGTTTCTGCCATTTCCGTGCTGCCGGTATGGTCTTGTACACGATGATAGCTGAGTCACATATAGTTATTATCGTTTAGCTATGAGTAAATTGATTAATTTCTAACATTATTTAAAGCTAGGGTAAAGTATATATGTTACCTTCTCCAGAAAACAATAGGAATCCAAGTGTCATGAGAAGCGGATGCAACTGCACGAAGTTATAAAATTATCAAGGATTAGTGTCTAGTTATGCAACTGATATGCAAAACTGAAAAATTAAACGTGAAACGCGAAATTGAGATTTGAAACGTGAAACAGAATACTGAAACGAAAGACTGAAAACTGAAATGCTAAACGTAAAACTGACAACTAAAACGCGAAGCAAAACTGTAACTCAAAACACAAAACCGAAAACTAAAAGGTAAAAAAGTTGAATGCTCTAACAAACACTAATTCTTAGCCTTTGCCTACACACATGGCCTTCAATTCTGACAAATGGCCAGAGGGTAACTGGTTAATGGTGATCAAACTCGATAATAAGACgcattaaataaaaacaaatatattgCAGGTTTAATGCCTTAAAAAAAGTCGAGTACACACAGTATGCACTCCTATACACTAATCCAAGTTATTAATAACCTGATTCACTAACAGAATATGTATTCATGTACGTAAAGTAATGATCGTTAACTTACATTAAATATCTTGGCTTTATGAAACTCGGAATTAAAAGCGAAACCTCCACGGAACTTTAAGAGCCAAACTAGAGTCAGGGCTGCAATTGATATTACTAACAAATGAGCAAAAACGGTTACAGGTACTGCGGACACGCTAAAACTCGAACCACTTTTCGCCATCGAAGAACTTCAACAAGATAGTAATAGAAGGCTGAATTGGCAAGATTATTATTGTTTCAGGTAATATATATTGGTATTGGTACAAGGTAACAAAAAGACATGTACACAAATAATTCGATGAAAACAAACTATATATGGCCTTGTTTTTATCAGTAAACAAAGGGGGAAATGTTTAGCTTTTTTGaccatcattatttatatttattggCAAATTGTATATGTTTTGTTTGAACAAGCCAATTTAGTGTATTGTCTGTATCTACCGTCACATATACTCTGTTTGAACAAACTCTTGTTCATGACAAGAACGGTAACAAGAGGAAATAGCATCAAGATATTTTAGATGATGGTCCTAGCTAAAAGTTATTTGCCGGTCAAAtaagtataaaatataaatataaataaatgaatttaaGGGTGGCAGAAATTTTAACAGATAGTGATGAGTGACAAGATTCCTGTGGACCTAATCTCAACCCTGATTCAAGGCAATTGTTGATATACTTATGTGGGAGTATTGCTTTGTAAAGTTATTAATGGCCTCCAGTGATTATCATGATTCTTAAGTCTACTAGTCAATGTGCTAAGTATATGTTCAATTTTGGGTTATACCTTAAAAGAAGGTCAACTGATACCAAAGTTAAGCACACCTAGCCAACAACCTGCAACAGTTCGCCAAAATGAATATCGACTCCATTAGCCATCCCTAGTCGCTCTTTAAGAACAAATCGACTAACAACTACCAAGCCATGACCATATCAAAATAAACTCAAGCATAAAGATACAAACTTGTAAACTTTTTCAGCATAACTTATTATATCACTTGCTCTTATGCCAACACGAAAAAGTACCCGAATCAAAACACAAAATAAATCTCTATCTTGATACATTAACAATAGAAACATAAAACAACATGCTCTCATCAATGTTACACATTCATCTTAACGAAAAAACAAGAATCGATTTACATAAAGTCGACAACTTTATCACTTAGACTTAACACTAACACCATCTTTACCAGCAATAATACAAGCAGTAGTCATATCCAAAAACAACCCATGTTCAACCACACCTTCAAACTTACTAATCTCCTTACCAGCAGCCCAAGCGTCCTTAATCGGGGTCTTATAATACAAATCGACGATGTAATTCATATTATCGGTCACATAAGGTTTACCATCATCATCTAATCTCAATTTAGCATCACAACCTTCATCTTTAAACAATTCTTGTAACCTAACCAAATTATACTTCCAGCAAAATTGGACTACTTCAACTGGCATTGCTAATCCACTTCCACCTAAACCCGAAACAAGTTTCGAATCATCGACAACAACAACGAATTTATCGGATGCAGCTTCCACCATTTTCTCACGGAGTAAAGCGCCACCACGGCCTTTGACTAAATTCAAATCAGGGTCAACTTCATCTGCACCATCAATTGCAAGATCAAGTTTTGGGTGATCATCAAGAATTGATAAAGGGATACCTAATGATAAAGCTTGTTCATATGTTCTTTTTGAAGTAGGTACTCCAACGATGTTTGTGAGTTGACCGGAGGAATAAAGTTCGCCGATTTTGGAGACGACAAAGGCGGCGGTGGAGCCGGTGCCGAGGCCGATGACCATGCCGGAGCTAACGTATTCGACGGCTTTATCGGCGGCGAGCTTTTTGAGGTCGTCTTGGGTTAAGGGTTGAACTGGGGTTGGGGCTGAGAAGGATTTGATGGAGAGATGACGGCGTGGGGTGAAGGTGGTGGTGGAAATGTGGTGACGGTGGCGGATGGCGGAGGAGAGTGGTGGACGGGAAAGGAGGGATACGGAAGACATGGTTGCCGGTAAAAGGGGCTTGTGGGTGTGATTTTGGATCAAGATTCAAGATTTTTGTTGTTTTAGGTTGTTATTAATTTGTCTTTTTTTAAAAAGAAGAAAGCTTGGCTAGGTTTCTTTTCAAAAGGAtgagctttttatttttcttttttctcgTCTACTATTTTCAAAAGAGGGAAATTTTAATCgtagaaatataaataaaataattaaaatctaTCAATTCTTTTATCATATATACAAAAAAATAATTCTGTCTGTAGATTAATTTGTTAACCGAAAGGCTTTTGTTCCACCCTACTTAGATAATACGTTAcaacagtggcggaacttgaactcgaAAATAAGGcgagtgtaaaaatttaataatttttcaAAGTCAACAGAGATGAACACTTAAAAAACccttattttttaataaaaatttatTTGTTTAGTGTAAAATATTTTTACCCTTAAATCCAGGTAGAGCGGATACCCCTTTGTGATACACTAAGTTCCGCCCTTGCGTTACAAAGCGCTTGTGGACGTtggattatgaccaaaacaaatttgACACCGGTAACACTTGTTAGGATGCGTCAAATTCAACGCTTTTGTGTTGAAATATTAAATTGGACGGTAGATGGTTGGTGAATTCTATGGTCAACATGCACATGTATATTGTGGGAAAACTATTACAGTGGAGGATTTGAAATgttttcatacttcaccaactccaTAGCTCTTACTATAAATAGAGATGGACATAAGCTTATTCATGCATCCCAAAAACACATTCTCATACTTGTACTAAAAGAGTTAATAGAGAGTTTGAGTgtttagtctcctaattacaagagatataaagattagtgtttatccttgtaattagagagaaagtgtaattcctatttttcttattagtgaaacgttcctttccttgcccgtggtttttaccctattggggtttttcacgttaaatctcggtgtcctattattatcgttatttcaattattactagcggtttactataattcggtgtcgcttttctcaacaagtggtatcagagctaaggtctaatatcttgtgtgtattaatctacttatcgtatgctctgtgattgccacgggagtggatcgtccacatcagaaaataagtaagattattttcactcggtaaaagtccttggatgttatttcaagaaaaataatattgtcgaaaagaagattgcaattatagcaatgtctacgaaatttgaaattgaaaagttcagcgggagtaacttctcgttatggaaactaaagatgaaagctatcctgagaaaggataagtgtttgacgaccatcagtggacgttccgcttaagtcactgatgaaaaatggaaaGAGATGGATGGCCaagctatcgcaaatcttcatctggctcTAGCAGATGGAGTTTTGTCTAGCattgaagaaaagaagacggcgaaagagatttgggatcacctcgtaaaattgtacgagaccaaatcactccacaacaagatattccttaagaggaaactttatgcgctacgcatgaatgaatctacttcagttaatgagcacattaattctttgaatactctattttctcaactcgcttcattaagttgcaatatagagccaaaagaacgtgctgaacttttacttcagagtctacctgactcgtatgatcaactcattattaacttaaccaataatgttctctcggagtatctagtctatgatgaagttgcgactgctattctagaagaagaaaatcggcgcaataacaaggaggacaaacaggccggttcacgacaagtggaggccttggtggtgtcaggagggagatcaacggaacgtggcccaagtgggagtcacaatcatggtaaaccgaagtctaaaaagaagaagacctatacatgctacaattgtgtcAAGAAAGGTCatctgaagaaggattgtcggagtttaaataactctaaTCCTCAAGGAAATATCGCAAGCATTTCAGaagatgggactgctttggttagtgaggcagtggtagcaaatgaaggcagaaagacatttgttgatgtctggttatttgactcgggagctacttttcacatgacccctagaagagaatggttcaaacattatgaacgtatctcaggaggatctgtatacagttgcaatgatcatgaactaaagatcattggaattggagatatcattctgaagatgcacgatggtacagttcgtactattcaaggtgtacgacacatggagggtttgaagaagaacttattgtctttaggacaattggatgatcttggttgtaagatggtgatacatgagaagatcatgataatcaagaaaggcgcggttgtacttatgaaaggagaaaatgTGGGTGCAAAtctatacattctgaaaggcgagacggtacggGAAGCAGAAGCATCAGTTGCTTCGAATGGTTCAAGTGATAAAGCTGCTataacatggcatcaaaagcttggacacatgtctgaacaaggtatgaagattcttgttaaAAGAAATCTTATTTCTgatcttacaaaggtatcgctacctttctgtgagcattgtgtaatcagcaagcagcatcgcctgaagtttaacgtatcaaattctagaagtaaattggttctggaattggttcactctgatgtgtggcaagcacaagttcaatccctaggaggagcaaagtaatttgtatcatttattgatgattacactaggagatattgggtgtacccaatcaagaggaaggcagatgtgtttggagttttcaaagtttacaaagcacGTGTTGAACTTGAATCtagtaaaaagatcaagtgtttaaggactgataatggaggagaatacactggtgatgaatttgataagttctgcaaacaagaaggtatcaaaaggcggttcacgacggcatacactcctcaacaaaacagagtggcagagcggatgaacagaaccttattagatagaacaagggcgatgttggcaactgcaagcttggaaaaaccattctgggcagaagcagtaagtactgccagttacgtgataaatcggtcaccatcaactgcaattgagttgaaatcgccgatgaAAATGTGTACTGGAAAACTAgttgattattctgaccttcatgtatttgaaagtcctgtgtacgcaatgtacaattctcaagaaacaacaaagttggatccaaagtccagaaagtgtttgttcttggggtattgataatgctaaaaacgaacatatatttcatagcattattcctcaagaaagacaagcttttagttgcaattgttctatttacaagtgatattcgtttaaataataaaaggtgaagacaaaagacagattcgacgaattgaagacgcaaacgaccaaaaagctcaaaagtacaaaagacaatcaaagaggttccaattattgataagaaacgtctcgaaattacaagagtacaagattcaaaacgcaaaatacaaaatataaaattgtacgcaaggacgttcgaaaatccggaaccgggaccagagtcaactcttaacgctcgacgcaacggactaaaaattacaagttaactatgtatataaatataatataatatataattaattatattaattatatatatattatatttatatataaaaaaccgtcggcagagaaaactccaaggactgagctgtaaatacattcttcgcgactcgcggagtttgaaggggattttgccgcgagtcgcggagccccaaatttcaactctggctataaagcaaaccgaattctgatcaaaatttcataatctattttctctcttctctcaatatatacgatatatatataattttaattttaattataattctaataataagggtatgttagcgaatgttgtaagggtgtaagtcgaaattctgtccgtgtaacgctacgctatttttaatcattgtaagttatgttcaacctttttatattaatgtctcgtagctaagttattattatgcttatttaaaacgaagtaatcatgatgttgggctaattactaaaattgggtaattgggctttgtaccataattggggtttggacaaaagaacgacacttgtggaaattagactatgggctattaatgggctttatatttgtttaactaaatgaaagtttgttaatgttaatataaagatttacaattgggcgtccctataaattaccatatacactcaatcggacacgatgggcggggtatttatatgtacgaataatcgttcatttaaccggacacgggaatggattaatagccactagaataattaaaacaggggtgaaattacattcaagggtaattggtgtaattgttaacaaagtagtaaaaccttggtttacacgcagtcgataacctggtgtattcattaaacaaagtattaaaaccttgttacaattcgaatccccaattagttggaatatttaacttcgggtataataataatttgacaaggacacttgcaatttatatttatgactgatggactgttatggacaaaaaccagacggatatattaaataatccaggacaaaggacaattaacccatgggcataaaactaaaatcaacacgtcaaacatcatgattacggaagtttaaataagcataattcttttatttcatatttaatttcctttattttatatttaattgcacttataattatcgcacttttatttattgttatttaattgcacttttaattatcgtactttttaattatcgcaagtttattttatcgcacttttattattcgcaatttcattatcgttatttactttacgctttaatttaagtcttgtatttattttatattttacattaggttttaactgcgactaaagtcttaaaatcgacaaaccggtcattaaacggtaaaaaacccccctttataataataatattacttatatatatatttgtatttttataaaagtaaactaatatagcgttgagctttgtttaaagatttccctgtggaacgaaccggacttactaaaaactacactactgtacgattaggtacactgcctataagtgttgcagcaaggtttaagtatatccattctataaataaataaatatcttgtgtaaaattgtatcgtatttaatagtgtttctctgctaaaattaataactattttatatacacctcgcataacatcaagtatttttggcgccgctgccggggaaaagtttcttaaaagccggaagcgcaacgctaatataaaaaaaaaaaaagatttttagttacttttattaaaagtcgtttttgtaaaaatacgttttaaaaatttaaaaatataaaaagaaaa comes from Rutidosis leptorrhynchoides isolate AG116_Rl617_1_P2 chromosome 4, CSIRO_AGI_Rlap_v1, whole genome shotgun sequence and encodes:
- the LOC139840094 gene encoding probable ascorbate-specific transmembrane electron transporter 1 produces the protein MAKSGSSFSVSAVPVTVFAHLLVISIAALTLVWLLKFRGGFAFNSEFHKAKIFNLHPLLMTLGFLLFSGEAIIVYKTIPAARKWQKLVHLILHFIALAAGIVGVYAVFKFHNESNIPNMYTLHSWIGLSTICLFAFQWLLGFFSFWYPRAEPMRRARMLPWHAFFGMLIFLMTIVTVETGLTQKFIFQRLLRSQEALIINFTGLLILLFGMSVGLIVILPRRV
- the LOC139840093 gene encoding probable ribose-5-phosphate isomerase 3, chloroplastic, which encodes MSSVSLLSRPPLSSAIRHRHHISTTTFTPRRHLSIKSFSAPTPVQPLTQDDLKKLAADKAVEYVSSGMVIGLGTGSTAAFVVSKIGELYSSGQLTNIVGVPTSKRTYEQALSLGIPLSILDDHPKLDLAIDGADEVDPDLNLVKGRGGALLREKMVEAASDKFVVVVDDSKLVSGLGGSGLAMPVEVVQFCWKYNLVRLQELFKDEGCDAKLRLDDDGKPYVTDNMNYIVDLYYKTPIKDAWAAGKEISKFEGVVEHGLFLDMTTACIIAGKDGVSVKSK